The following is a genomic window from Fulvia fulva chromosome 9, complete sequence.
GAGCGTACAGTTCGCACGTGTAGGCTTTAGACGTCCGAAGCCGGGGTTCGGGAATACATGTAAGAAGTTGTTATAGCGTGGTTGGACTTTTTTTAAACCATAAGCCGCATTCGCCCTACAGGTAGTAGTATCTGCATCCGTTCGAGCATAGTAGTCCGCTCCCTGGCGTTGGACTTGCGTGTACGTTGCGTGACCTCACCTATATACGGATTGCATCCCCCGATGGCCGTCGCAAAGGTAACATTCGTGGTGTTGAGTCGCGCTTGCCGGTACAGTAGATCCCACCCCTCTCTACCTAACAATGCTTGAAAACACGATTACTACGCGTACTTTATAGCATAGCTGCGTTGTTTGGGACATAGTCACGTGCTAGCGACGACAAGGTCGTGTCTACGCCTTTTGTAGCATCTTACTCGTTAGTACGAACAGTACTATATGCCTTCGTCCTTAGGAAAGAGTAGAACTATATAGCCCTAAAGATACGACGTAGGATGTTGTTCTTAGGTAAAGTCCAGTCTCGGAGGGTGGGCACGTCTACGTGGCAAGCACAGTATGCATACACGGCATAGTTCCGATCCCCGCGACTTTGTCGCTGAGTGGTCCTAGTTCGGAGATCGCTCCGCAGTATTTTGAAGCTCTTTGAGAACTTTAGCCGCCGACGGGTAATCATCATTCGTAGTGTAGCCGTCCTCTGATAACACGCCGCGGACATTATGCCAAAAACGCTGGCTATCGTCGAAGTTTTCTGCCTCGTCCTGGTGCTGTTGCATTTCGCTTGCGGAAAATTCGTAAGGACAATTTCCGTCGAGGCCAAAATGTGACCATTCTCTGCCTGGATTTAGCATATACGGCTGACATGTTGTAGTAGATGTCACATACTGTTGAACACGTAATAGGGTCTCGTTGAAGGGGTAAAGAGCGTTGTCCCAGGTTGCATTAGCGAATGCTTCCAACTGCTTCAGTGTCTGACTATGCGCTGTTCGCATCATTTCGATCAAAGGTGGGTTGATGCTTGCTGTCTCGGTCTCGTACGCAGTGATCAAGATGGACTGCGACATCCGATATCTAAGTTTCTCTTTGTCGGCCTCGTGGAGACTTTTGAAGTTTTCGGGCAGTTTCATCATTATGTCGACGTAGTCCAGTATAGGTGATGGATTGATTCCAATAAAAGGTGGGGTAATCCACGCCCCCTGCCAGTCAATGATGGCGGTGATGTTGGCTTCTTCGTCGACATATATGTTGCCAGCATGAGAGTCAGGGTGCCAAAATCGCGGCCTTGTCAAGTCTTCGTCTCGAGGAACAATGTCTGTGATGACGGCCTTGAATTTGTTGAGCGAAGCGATATGAGCATCGGCAGAATCCTGTAGAGGACCTGCGTGCTGCCATGGTTGACGCGACTGTGGATGACGGTGGGCAGACTTGCTCAGCCATTCTATTTCCCTATCAGCAATAGATTGGAGATAGTCCGTCGACGACGTCCCTGCTATGAATTAGCAATGTGTGAGTTTGACGCAGCTGTCAAGTACCCACACGGCCCTTGGTGGCCCATTGAGGCTCGTTCATCCTGCCAAAATTCTCTTCTCGTAATTGGTCCGATGCTAAAGCGGTGAGCGCTATCGACGTTCCTGTCAACCATGATAGGTTTGCACCCAGGGACACCAGTGTCGCCAAAGTACAGCGACCCAATCCTGCGTACGCTTAAATAGGCCCATTAGGAGATGTTGATGACGATACTCACATGTCAAAAGGCCTGCTCATCATCTGTGCTTCGACATCAACAATCCCCCGAATGACTTGAACTTTTTGCCTAATTGGGAGGCCATGCCAAACAGAGCTTAATTAAGCGTAGCGATCGAGCGCTAGCCACACCGGAGTACGAGCTtgcgagtacgtaggtgaggcGTCAGCGAGGGAGTGAAGCTCTATACCAGCCCTCAACTAGCCTTGGCGCCCGCTCTAATTGGTCAACTTTTAAATTttagggtcacgtgacctaccgcactgtgcctgttggcgaactcgcaaacatatactcgtcgctaacgcctatgtcgtcgtataataagcactgtacgtcgggtagcggtagcgtggatcgcacgctactttgtagtctagaagggttggtagagagctccactccgctacgcttacctttggaggttcacaaccgccaacagcacattttGCCACAGGGCAGCCACGAACATTCTGAACACCATCATAAGCGCCTAGCATCAAGACTTCACGTCCTTCGAGCCAAAATAGAGATAGTAGTGGCCGCGATTCGACGCGCCGCTCTCGCTGCCATGCATGACCGATCCTGGCGCTTTTTGAAACATAATCGACAATGTCTTGAAGTAACGTAAAGCTGCCTCTACGCCAATGCACGACGCGATCTCACAGACGGTCAAATACCTCCAAATCAATCTTGAAGAAGTTCCTTGAGAGACTGCCGTTCTCAAAAGTCATTTAGCAGACGACGGGCACTCCCTAGGGGCAGCGACTATGGCCATCACAGACATCAAGAAATGACATGATGAATAACTTTCGCGCGGATAAAGGGGCCACTCTGCCTGATGGTCGACAGGAAATCATCATCCAGGCGAGCAAAAATGCGGAAAATAGGGGCGTACGTGAAAGCGCCCAGAAAGACAGTCATCGTATCGTGGCCAAAGTGGTTGTCGACCCTGGGCAGGCCCCAGATAGCGATAAGTTGATTGACAATGCACTTCAATCATTCGACGACAACAATTGACGAGACCTGGTACCGCAATTGGCATGCTTTACTTAGCCTGAATTGCCTCTAGGGTGATATGCGTATCATTGCTCAAGACATCGTGCTGTTCCCACCTATCAAAACGTAAGCCATCGCCGTACCTGATTTTATACTGACACCGAAGATGCCAAGGAGACAGTACGAGAGATCCTCCCCTCGTGTTGTGTCCCTGCCTACGATCGACTTCAAACTCTTGTTACTGTTCAAGTCTTTGCCCTCCCCGGAATCTCACAGGATTGCCTTCGGAATCTTTGTAATCGTGGCAACGAGCGATGGGCCTGTATGCCTTATCATAAgtagcgtactatagtaaAGCTAAAGACTACTATAGGCAAACAGACTAAATAGTAGACGTACACTAGATAGGTTACGTCTTAAAAGTAAGTATAGGCGGCCTATAGAGACGTACCTAGAATATAGGAGGATTTAACTCCGCCCTACTAAAGGATTAAGTAATAGGGAATGGCAGGACCCCGCGTAACTACTTTATAGTACTTACGTCTCCTCTATGTCGTACAGTGGCTTCATGCCTGCTTGCACCCACCTGATCAATCCCCCGTCTTTCGTCAAATGCAGCGCTTTCCCTCTTTCATCCAACGACATGGAGCACACAGCTTTATGCACCGGCCAGTCTTGCTTCTGACACTTATCGGAGCAGTACGCAGCAGTACCACACCTCCTGCAGCGACTCAGCGCCTCGCTTTCACCCGCTTGAGCATCGCAAGTAGTACATCGATTCAAGTCCAGTGCTTTGTACAGCCAGTGAGGGCTCATGGCGATTCCATCATCCCAGATGCTGTCTTCCATGGGTGCGAACTCGATGAAGAATTCATGCTTCATCTTCTTGCCCGTGAGCCATCGCTTTTCTCGGACAAGATCTGATGCGAATTGTTGTGCCAACCTGTTGATCTGATCAGGAGTCGTTACGTCTGCATCATCCAGCATAGTCTCCTTTAAATTGGGATGCCAGATACCATTCTCATCCAGATCGTACGCGATCATGAGCTTCCAATGACCCTCGTTATCAAGTTTGCCGAAAGTGATCTGATTTCTGATCCGGCCGATCTCGAGCTTTGACTCGCTTGGTTCTCCCAGATCCGGTGTCAGCGTCCAGGTGAAGCTGAACCACGACTCGAGATCGAGAAAAGCGTAGAGAGCATCGGGACACCAATTGTAGAGGACTGTGGCGAGTCCGATCGCTGGAGAGAGATCCTCGGTGTTGTCGGCTGTGTTGTCGATGATTTGGAGTGGTTGACCATTCAGGTGTGGAACTTTGTCTGGCTGACTTGGGATTCTGCAGTGGTCTAGGGATATTGTGGGTTTTGCCATTCCTGCGAGATCTTCTAGCGCCTTTTCTCTCTCGAGCTGCAGGTCCTGTTCGTGGGTATACCAGCAGCATGCAAGTATTCATGTACGACACAGACTCAAAGCTGTGCAGAAGTCGGCGACTTTTGTCTCCTGATACCAGACCCTATCGCTAGTCTAGCTATTCTGGTCATTAATGAAGCATGGCCTGACCGATGGACTGATGTTGGCTCAACCTCGGTCTCCATCAATTGGCATCGTCTATCTGCAGATACGTACTTCACTCCACGGTTTATGTGCATCGCTCTGCTGTTTGCATGTAGTCACGAACGCTACGGCTCCTGTCCAAGATGGTCCCGGTCCAGAGCGCGCCAAGGCATTGCAAATTCTGGACGGTCGACCTCCAGCCGACCCATTCGGACCACTGTGAAGCCTCCACGGCGAGCGGTGCTACTGATAAGATGATGTGGACTCTTCCTGGTGGCTAGCACCGCATCCAAAATGGCCATATTGGAACTCCACGTCGTCTTATTCGGGCAACATCAGGGACCACAATTCGAAGCGGGGAAGGCAACAATAAACGAGGTACAGCCGAAGCCTCGCGAGATTGAGCATTCGGGTTCGTAAATTGCTTGCTCACCTCCAACATCTACCACTCCAAGGCTTTTCAACACCACTTCACCATGACCGACACCAGACTCGCAGGCCGCATCGCCATCATCACCGGCGGTTCATCCGGTCTAGGAAAAGCAACAGCACTCCGCTTCGCCCGCTCCGGCGCACGAGTCGTAGTCGCAGATCTGTCCTCCTCCGGCGTCGAAGCAGAAATAACATCCCAACACGGCAAGGACAGCGCAACATTTGTCAAAGTAGACGTAACGCAAGAATCCCAAATCCAAAACTTGGTCCAAGAAGCCGTCAAATTTGGCGGTCGCGTTGACATTCTGCTCAACTATGCTGGAGTCGGGATCGAAACTAAATATGAGATGGGCCCTCAATTGCACGACACGCCGGTGGAGGAGTTTGACAAGACGTGGGCGATTAATGTGAGGGGCGGGTGGCTGTGTAATAAGTATGTTGTTCAGCAGATGCTGAAGCAGGAGCCTCAGCCGCCGAATGCCAGAGGGGAGAGGATCAAAGGCTGGATTGTCAATGTTTCGTCGGTATATGGCCTTGTGGGTGGGCATGCGTTGCCAATGTACGTGCCTTCGAAGCATGCTGTGGTGGGGATGACCAAGGTGAGAATAGTAAAGAAGTTCATCAATGCTGCCCTGCTGACTTGGAGTTAGCAAATGGCCGCTGGCTATGCGGCGGAGCGGATACATGTGAACTGTCTCTGTCCAGGCTTCACGAAGACGCCGCTGATACAGAACATAACTGGAGACGATGAGAAGAACGACGCTATTGTCGGTATGCATCCGTGGGGATCTTTAGGAGAGGCTTCGGATATTGCCGATGCTGCGTTGTTCCTTTGCAGTGACGAAGCGTGAGTGAAGTGCCACCTTTGGCCCGAAAATGATATGCTGACTCTCTTTCCCAGGGCATGGATAACAGGACATTGTCTGACTGTTGATGGCGGCTTCACCATCGTGTAAGCGTTCTGGGAGAAGACTGCGAGGCCGTGAAGCGTTAAGTCAAGTCTACAAAATCTGTTAGCCGCCCTGGCATCAAGCCGAACTCCTCGACACAGTTGCCTGCTCGTCGCGCCTTAGCGCGCAGCCATTCTAACATCAGGACTTGTTCTGATCTTCCCGCGATCTCCATTTCTCAGTGATTGATAACCTCATATGGAGGCGCTAGATCCTATCTCCGGTTTCCGCCGACGTCGCTGACTATCAGGGTCGGTGCTCGCCTTGTTCACCCGACAATCTGGCTCATCGCCTTCGTCGTCCGAAGAAGTGTCGTCAAAGGTAAGTTCGAGCGGCTCTGTCGAGTTCCTACTCCCAAGTAGTGACACGCCATCCCGGAAGAACCTCTGAAAGAGAGCTTCGAACATCTGATTCCGAGCCTGTAGTTGCTTGCAGCGATCTTGGAGTCTTTCAATCTTATCATGCAGTCCGCTCACACGCACTCGTTGTCTTTCGCGGTGAGCACGCTGACTGTATCATATTAGTCCAACGACTACATGAGAGTATGGCAAGAAATACTCACGCTGCACGATTCTGTGCCTTCCTCTTCAGCACCCGGCCATCAGGTGCCGACTCGCCAGGACTCTTGCCATTCATGGAGAATGTGGGTGAAGGCGATGCTGTCGCCACCTCAACTGGACTGCGGCTGGCACTTGGCGGATTGCTTTGTGTAGGCCATTGCGATTGTGGTTCCGGTTGCCGCTCGTTTGTCGCACACATCATACTGGATGCTGTCTGTGCATCCAGACCCTCGTCATAATAGCACTGCCATTCTGGCCAGTAAACCTCAGCATCTGTCGTGAAGCATGCTGTCTCGGGTTGTACAGTTCTTGGCGGACTTGCGTTGTCATTCATGTTTGCAGGTGATGTTGTCCACTGCGAGGTATTCATCTGCCGAGCTTTGCTTACACATGGTGGCTAGACGGTCATATATGTAATGTGCGCCAGCCTGTCGCGATGCGATGCCCTGTCCATTCGCTTCGAAGACAGTCTTCGTGGTGATTGTAATGCGTTGCCAAGCATTGCAAATGCAGTTCGAACCCTGGTAAGCAGGAAGCTCCCTTTGAGCTCGATGCTCAAGCCAGCGGTCTTGTCCACTTAGACACGAGTAGCACGCTTGTACGTACCCCACATCCCCTCTCTGCTCGCCAGAAGCAGGAATTTCCAGATTGAGAATGGAGGTAGTCGCTAAATTTGGTATACTCGCTCTGCTGGCCGATACCGCTAGGCTACAAACGTGTCTCGCGAAATGCAAGTATGTGATGTTGCAGACGAGCGAAGGAAATGACAAGCTCACCTCGCGCATGCAGGGTTAGGTGATGCACTGCGGAAGCAACCGACTAACTTCCGCACGTGGGATGGTCGCTGTATCGCAGAGTCGTGACGAGGACGTCGTGGTGTGTGTAGCAATGCTGCGTCAGCCGGACACAGTACACCTCACCAGGTTCGATCTGTTAAGGCTATCGCGATGTCCTGGACGTGTTGCGATGGTCGGAACTTTTTCGTGGTGCCGTCCTTCATTGACATGCACTATCTCATGGCCTCAAAATGTGCCAAGTTCCAAAGAAAGGTGGTCAAGCGTTCTCCATCATGACGGATCCTGCCCTTGACTGATTAACGTGTTTAGCATTGATTTCTGTCCGCCATGCTGTATAGAACGCTCA
Proteins encoded in this region:
- a CDS encoding 2,5-dichloro-2,5-cyclohexadiene-1,4-diol dehydrogenase, producing the protein MTDTRLAGRIAIITGGSSGLGKATALRFARSGARVVVADLSSSGVEAEITSQHGKDSATFVKVDVTQESQIQNLVQEAVKFGGRVDILLNYAGVGIETKYEMGPQLHDTPVEEFDKTWAINVRGGWLCNKYVVQQMLKQEPQPPNARGERIKGWIVNVSSVYGLVGGHALPMYVPSKHAVVGMTKQMAAGYAAERIHVNCLCPGFTKTPLIQNITGDDEKNDAIVGMHPWGSLGEASDIADAALFLCSDEAAWITGHCLTVDGGFTIV